CACGAGTGGTCTTCTCCTCGTCTCCTTCTGCAATCCGCACTTGATATACCCAGAGCGAAGGTCGGTTTGGTGAAGTACTTTCGCTCCGCCCAATTGTCGAAGAGATCTGCAACCAGGAATTGGGTATTTGTTTTTGACCATTACTTGTTGAGCGCTCTGTAATCGATACAAGCCGCAGGCTTCCGTCGCTCTTGCGCTGGAacacaaaactggtgctccatAGGCTGCCTTTGACGGTCGATAAGCCCGCATCGAGAGCTCCTTCAACTGTTTTGCAGCTCCTCGAGCTCTGGCGGCCATTCTATAATGGCGCTTTCGCGCGGTTTGGCCCTGGCTCGAGCTCAAATGGCATGATCCACCTCCCGTCTAGGTGGAACTTGCTTCGGCAGTTCCTTTGGCATGACATCCTGGAAATCTGCCAAGACCGCCCCAATCTCTGCAGGAAGGCCCTGCCTCGTCGAGGCCCTCGTCGCTCAACTCGCGGATCGCCGCAAGGTAAGTCATCTCACCACGGTTCACACCCCTTCGCACTGCAATGCAGAGAGGGTTGGGTGCCTTACCGTTTTCTCCATGGCTTGCTAAGGACCGCATGCATGGGCCGCCGTCCCATCCTGATGCTCAAGGCCCAAGGTGTGGCATCGGAACCGCCTTCGACGAAGCCAAAAATCCATACCTAGTATGACTTGGAAGTCGTCGATGGGTGGCAGCGGTGAAGTTTGCggtgctctccaaggtcccacaCGCAATGGCCGACCCTTGGCCACGCCCGCAACAGTTGCGGCCTCAGAGTTGACGGCTTTGATCTGCTAAGAGTCTCTCCAAGGGGAAGGCCTATCCGTTTGGCCTCCACTTCGGTCAGAACAAAGTTATGAGTGGCTCCCGTGTCACCAAATGCTCCGTGTGGCCCTCGTTAAAGGGTCACATCGATGTACAAAGCTCCTTGTTGAGGGCTCTGCTGCTTGCCAGCCCTGAACGCGTTGAAGAGCCTACGCGCCCATCTTCGTCGTTCAGCACTGCCCTCGAGCCCTGCTCGGTCTGGACAGCATCAGCTTCTTCTTGTTTGGCAGTCCCTTCGCCCAATGGTTCTCGCCGCAGACTGTAGCACGTCAATTTCTTGGCGCGGGCACAACTGGACCTCTCGCGGCCCCTGTCGGTCCTTCTGGTTCCGACGGTCTCTCCACCTTAAGCCTTGCTCGCTTTGCGTCTTGTCTGCGAGTTGCAATCCGcaccgctcgtactcggccagtTTTCCGCCAAGGCATTTGCGGAGGCAACGTCTTGACGTCGCGTCCCACAAGCTCTTGTCTCCCAAGGTGTGGATCCGTCAAGGAAGAAGAATTAAGGCCGATCATTCCTCCGGCCATGCTTGGTGATGACAGCATTGCAACTTGGAGTATTCCTTGACATACTCCTTTTGAGGCGTCCGTGTGTTTGAAGCCCGTGAAGTGCTTCCTCGCAAGGTATCGACGTGCTCAGGGTAAGAACTGCGCCTTGAGCTCTGCGCACAAGAATCTCCACGTCTTCAATTTGCATTGTGCCCCTTCTCGCTTCTGGCAGAACGCCGACGCACCAAGCATCGCAGTCATCAGCAAGGTACATGGATGCAGCCGGCCTTTCTCATCTTCGCGTCCCCAGGGCCGCAAGCGCTGAAGTTAGCGGCTCCATGTGCACGAGAAGTTGCGATCCTCCTTCTCGGTCGCGGGTTCCCCTGAATTTTTGAGCTTCGGATAGTACCTTCGAAGCGTGACGTCATCGTTGGGTCGTGCCACGCCAATAGGGGATACCCCGCTTTCCTCCAAGGATCGTTACTCTTGTCTTGAGGTCCTCGTGACCTCTGTCGACGATCAAGCAACAAGCTCCCCGATGCAGATTTCTTGTCGCTCCTCGTGCATCGACTCTTCATTGTTGGCGTTGAGGCTTTCAAGTTGCGCATATCGAAATGTCTCCATGGCATAGCGACGCTTTACATCCATGtgtggacatcttcgttgaAATGAGTTAAAAGGTATCCGCCATCTCGGTGTACTTTCACCGCATTTCGCGATTAACGTCCTCCACCAGCACTAAGGCGGTCCTCCAAATGACCCGATCGATCCCTGCGTGATCCGCTGAGGGTCTTTGCCTTGGCGGGTCGTTTGAGGGGCCTGCTGGAGGTCGCCCCCAACGTCGACGATTCAGCGCATTCGATGACGACATGGTTCTCGCTCGAATCCGCTCTGATGACCAACTGTCACGATAGCGTTTTCGTTCgcaaaagcccgtgcggcgcgcCCAACACTTTACTCTGCTCGAAGATAGGACAAGCCTTTGTCCATATtgctagcccggaccttcgcgtcctacgactaagtatgcaaagggaaatTACAAAGAGAAACGAGGCAAGAGGTTCCTCAACTAAAGTACTACCTACttagaaatgagaattacaacctCAAACACAAACAAAAACACACATCTCCTCCTTGTGTGTCCATGGCTTAGCCAACCCCAGCAATTTATAGACCAAAGGTCCTCTTCAACTCCCCACTACACATAACCACGGCCATTATTACACCTACATACACGAGCCTACATAATGACCGCTCATAAATCGCGAAAAGCTTCAAGAGTCACCCATAATCGCATGAGTTTCATGacccttgagtttcccacagcggGTTGCGGTTTGGTCTACTTGGCCAACCCGTCGAACCCGTTACCCGAACGATCGCTAAGCAGATTTTGGGCCAGGTGACTCGGGCTGCATAGGAATTTCTCTAAGTTCCCTGACATACGGATAAAAACAAATAAGCCCTGCGCAAGCTACGTAACAATGTTTGGATTGCCAATGAAGATACGATGTTTGGGGCTGGCGGCTAGCGACGGAAACAAATCTAAAGCCAGTggtacgaaaaaaaaaaaaaaaaaaaaaacaaaggatagGTTTAGGTTATAAGATTAAACCAGAGAGATAGTTTtactaaattttgttttaaaactttaagagcagtctgttttgttttgttttgttttgttttgtttgttttgccTTGTATTATTTCTGATGTCCTCAACCCTTGTGGCCTCAGTTGAGCAAGCCTCCATGTCTATTTCACTCCTGTACCTCATCTTCAAATAGGGTGaacccctgtttaatcaaaaaaaattttaagagcaGTCAAAAGTTTCTCTTTCACCGCAGCATTGTCTGCTTCTTTGGACAGAGCAATTGCAGGTGGCCCAGCTCTACAAGAGCATCGACCTCCGAGCTTACTTGGTTCCGCTTCTGTAATAATCGaaatctacaattttttttttatttttatttagggaaaacttcaaaaacctcccttgtgttttcaatttttttcactttagtaccctatggtttaaaatgtatcaagttagtatctctgtgatttctcactttatcactttagtactctgtgatttaaagtgtatcaagttagtatcccgtggttttgcattttatcactttagtaccatgtggttttaattttgtatcaaattagtaccctgtggttttttaaactatggggtattgaaaccacagggtaccaaagtgataaagtgagaaaccacaaggtactaacttgatacactttaaaccatagggtactaaaataaaaaaatgtgaaaccacggggggatttttgaagtttttccttttatttattaactGTTCCTAACACAAATGGTAAAGAATTTGTTGGTTGGTAACGAGGTCTTTAAGTTCaaagcttaattattttatgtagGCTTAGTAGCAAACCCACAAGAGTAAAGagggcaaaaattttatgggcatagTCCCCTGCGGATGGGCGCATAGTTTGGGGACTACGCGGATCGGCATTGTGTGGCCCATCCGACGGCTACGgatggaaagaaagaaaaaaaaaaaaaaagccttgtgtttttagagagagaaaaaataactGAGAAAGACATCCGTCGGATCGGTCACGTGGCGCCGATCCGCGTAGTGActatgcccataaaatttttgtccgagTGAAGAGGGCCACAACCAAATCAAACTCGAGCCTTTTGTGGATTGCTGCGACAACCTAACCAAGTAGACCAACTGGGCGAATCCAGTGCCTTAGAAAACCCAAGTACGACCAAGGACCAACCAAGCCCCGCCCAAATGGGCCGGGCCAAACGATCCAATAAGACCAAACGGGTCGGGTCGATCTCTCCGAAAAGAAAATTCGATCCGTTTGGGTCCCTCTCGGGGTCCAAAGTTTGGTGAGCCGTCGAAAATCTCCGAGAGCGAGCGAAGAAACAGTCCGAGGGAGAGGGAGCTATCAGCGGGTCTCGCTAAAATCGCGCGACAACGAAGAAGCTACAGAGCTAGTATTAATTTTATTCCTCTGTAAAAATCGTTTCTTTCTCGTGAAATCTCAGAGAGGAGAgcaaagagaagagagaagatcGAAACTAAGATCGCGTGCGACGAAGACCATTTCCCCATCTTTTTTAACCCTAATTAGACGCGGAGCGAATCCCATCTAAGTCCCGCGCTCTCTTCAATCATCTGTGAGTTCGAAAGTAAGATTTTTGTATGGTTTTaagtattattttactatttttgttttgttgggCTACGAATGAGCTTtgttttgatgttttttttgtttggattcgTAGGCCCTTTTATGTGTTTGTCGAGTTGACTCTACGGGTTGTTCTTCATTTGAATCGATAAGGAGTTTTACTTTTAACTCTTATTTACGAAGTAATTTgattgggtttttttttctctctataattATGTACAGGGTGGAATGCATGGTAGGTGTATGTCAAAATGTCCATTCgagttctttcttcttttctgcgGAGGAACTTCGTGTTGCTTGTGAAGATAAGGGTTTTTATGACAAAAGTAGTCTATGAAGTAACATAAACTTCCGAAGAAAAGGCTCATTCTACTGTAAAAAATCCTTTTTTGGATGGCTCTTCATTTCTTACTCTAGCTTTAATATCTATTGTTGATATCTGCGCTTTCTcgagaaaataatttatattattttttttgggcctAATAAACTATCACTTTGATAAATACAGTGAGATGTATGTAGGAAAGTTGAGATTTTCATGGCACTAACTCTTATTTATTCGCCTCTACAGAATTGTATTTTGTTCAATAATAGTTCGAGCTTCATCGTCTTTGTAAATTGTTCGATTTTATGTAGTACCTTTTGCACATCTCTTACATATTTCCTATTGCAGTTGAAATATGCATGCCCAATCCAAGAAAAGGACTACCTTAGAAAACGGCGATGGGGGGATTGATGCAGGGCTAGCCGCGTCAATTGCCAACGGTGAGGATTTGGGACCGATCGTGCGGCAAGCATTCAAGTATGGCAAGCCAGAGGTTCTCTTGCACAATCTCAAAAACATCGTTAAGAAGAAAGAAATCGAGGTCGAGGAGCTCTGCAAACTCCACTATGAGGAATTCATCCTCGCTGTTGATGAGCTACGTGGTGTATTGGTCGATGCCGATGAGCTCAAATCCACGCTATCAAGCGAGAACTTGCGGTTGCAGGAGGTGGCGAATTCCCTTCTTCTTAAGCTAGATGAACTTCTTGAGTTGTACTTGATCAAGAAGAATGTAAGCGAGGCTATAAAGACATTAAAGGCTTGTCTGTGGGTATCCAATTTATGCATTATGTGCAATCAAAACATGTCAGAGGGCCGGTTTTACCCTGTGTTGAAAACTTTGGACTTGATTGAAAAGGAATGTTTACACTCAATTCCTTTGAAGGCCCTTAGGAGAATGATAGAGAAACAGATACCAATAATAAAGCTCCATATCGAGAAGAAAGTTTGTAGTGAGTTCAACGACTGGCTTGTGCACATAAGGAGCACGGCAAAAGAGATTGGGCAGTTGGCCATAGGGCAGGCCTCCTCAGCTCGACAAAGAGATGAAGAAATGCGAGCCCGCCAGAGAGAGGCTGAAGAACAAAATCGTTCGGGGGTTGGTGAGTTTATATACACATTGGATGTCGACCATATTGAGGAAGATTCGATTTTAGAATTCGATCTCTCACCCGTTTACCGTGCGCACCATATCCACACTTGCCTTGGTTTTGGGGAAAAATTCTGCGAATACTACTACAAGAATCGGCTTATGCAACTGAATTCAGACTTACAAATTTCTTCCGCACAGAATTTTCTTGAATCCCATCAGCCGTTTTTCGCACAAGTAGCTGGCTTTTTCCTCATTGAGGACCGAGTTCTTCGAACCGCAAGTGGTTTGTTGTCAGAAAGTCAACTCGAGACATTATGGGAAACGGCCATTGCTAAGATGACTTCTGTCTTAGAGGACCAGTTCTCTCGTATGGATACTGCGAGCcattttattcttattaaaCACTTTCTCACTCTTCTAAGTGAGACACTAAAGCGTTATGGCTATCGAATCACGCCTCTTCTCGAAATTCTTGATAATAATAGGGATAAGTATCATGAGCATCTTTTGAATGAGTGTCGGAAGCAGATAATCGATGCCCTTTCAAATGACTCATTTGAACAGATGGTGTTGAAGAAAGAGTATGAGTATAATATGAATGTATTAGCTTTCCATCTTCAGCCTTCGGATATAATGCCGGCTTTTCCATATATAGCACCCTTCTCTTCTTCTGTTCCCGATGTTTGTCGTATAGTGCGATCTTTCATTGGAGACTCAGTCAGTTACTTATCCTATGGAGGTACCATGAACTTCTACGATGTTGTGAGGAAGTTCCTAGACAAGCTGTTAATTGAAGTGTTAAATGATGCTTTACTGAATACGATCCATAGTTGCTCCTTAAGTGTGCCGCAGGCAATGCAAATTACGGCAAACATAGCAGTTCTAGAACGTGCTTGTGATCGATTTCTCTTTCTGGCTGCTCAACTCTGCGGAATCCCTAGACGGCTCGTTGACAGGCCTCATTCCGGCTTAGCCGCTAAAGCTGTTTTGAAAGCCTCCCACAATGCTGCCTATAATGAATTATCGAATTTAGTGAATTCCAAATTGGATGAGTATATGGTGCTCATGAATAATATTAATTGGACGGTTGATGAAGCCTCAGAACATGCGAATGATTATATGAATGAGGTCGTTATTTACCTTGATGAGCTAGTATCAAATGCTCAGCAAATTTTACCTCTAGAGGCCCTTTATATGGTTGGAGTTGGTGCTTTAAGTCATATTTCGGACTCTATTGTAACAGCTTTTCTCAGTGAGAATTTGAAAAGGTTCAATCTTAATGCTGTAATAGGAATTGATAATGATCTCAAGGTACTGGAGTCATTTGCGGATGAGAGGTTTTATAGCGCAGGGCTGACTGAGTTGCGGAAAGAGACCAGTTTTAAGGATTGTTTGGTGGAAGCAAGGCAGTTGGTTAATCTTTTACTCAGTAATCAGCCTGAGAACTTTACGAATCCTGTAATTAGGGAGGAAAACTATGGTGTGCTGGACCATAAAAAGGTGGCCGCTATATGTGACAAATTCAAGGATTCACCAGATAGGTTGTTTGGGGGCCTCGCTAACCGCAATACGCAGCAAAATGCTCGGAAGAAGTCTATGGACATGTTAAAAAGAAGGTTGCGGGATTTTAACTAAGACTGATGTGTTGTGTGCAATGTCATCTTGTGTCCGCTGCAATGTCATCTTGTGTCTGCTATCGATTCCATTTCTTCTGATCTTCGCCGCAATATACAACAAAATGCTCAGAAGAAGCTGACGGATGTGGTGAAAGGAAAGCTGCAGTATTTTAACTAGGAGTGAAATGTTGTTCTCAAACACCATTCAGTTGCCTTTCTGATTTCTTATGTTTATAATTCTTTAGTAGCTTAGTTTATCAAATGTATGTACCGAGGCGGATTATTGGGAGATTAATGATTTTGTTGTGTATGTCAGGAACTACTATTGTGCATCACATGAATGTCGTGTGTTTTGCTGCTAATTTGGTTTCAGATACAGGATGATCTAGTGCCTATCTAGCGGATACAACACGATATATGGCATGTATATcgcatactatatatatatatatatatatatatatatatatatatatatatatatgcttatgAGAGCATGGATGCATGTTTTTCTACGAACATTTAGCATGTTCACACCTTATGCTCAGTGTGATGCATGCTTATCTATGAACATATGCCTGAGTTTGTATATGACTTCACACATGCTCAATGTTGTTAATGGTAGAGTAGCTCAACGTGTATTCTTTGGTTGATTCATGCTAACTTCTGTAACTTCTGTATTAAGATTTCCTTTTGAAAATATTCAGACCGAAAACTTTACTGGCCTGCAATCACTACAGAGTGGTTTAGTGTGGTGTAGTATTGTCGTGCCCTTTTGTGTGGACTTTTGTTTGCAAACACTGATGAATAAATCTATTGGAAAACGACTCTTGTATCTGCTGTTGAAGATTAGGTTTTCATCTAATTGCTTTTCTTACGAAAGACCTTACACCATGTGAAATTATCTTGTTTCGAATGAGGTTTTGGACTATTGAGTTGCGTATTAATTTACTGAAATGCTGCTTAACATGTGGTTTAAATGCAAGGTGAAACCAAATTATCAAAGGTAAAATTTGCAAGATTCATGATAATTAAAACAATTTCAACATCAAAACTCATCGTTAACATGTGCTTTTCAGCATAGACAGATAAAGCTGTTAAACAATATTCCCCGAATCCAAATTCACAAATAGCAGTAGTAATACAGCAAGCCAAATTAACTGTTTATATAGAGATACAAAAGAATCAACAACGATTGAAaccaaaatccccaaattccAAATTATCTTTTCTTATATATGAAGAAGAAACCGTAACCTTAACCCTAATCCGGAGCTGGATCGCATCAAACGGCGGAGATTAATCCACCTCGGGCGACCTCGTCCTCGTCGATGAAGAGGTCGTCGGTGTTCCTCAGCGCCGCGTGGAGCCCGACAATGGCGGCTCCGACGAGGAGGGATCCGACGACGCTCCACACGACGTCGGTGAAGAGGAGGGCGACGACGGTGGCGGCGAAGAGGGCGCCGAAGACGACGCTATCGTCTAGGGTTCGGCCGAAGAGGACGAGGGGCCCGTCGCGGGAGAAGTAGAGGAAGAACCACGCGGCGCAGAGGCCGACGAAGCCGATCATGGCGGCGGggtgggagaggaaggagacgaagaggacgaggaggaagGCGATGGCGTAGTTGCCGCGGAAGTAGACGAGGTTGCGGCTGAGGCGGCGGGTAACGTCGGCGGCGGATTTGGGTGGGGAGAACGCGGCGGGGCCGCTGAAAAGCTCCGCCCATGGGCGCTGCGCTGAGATGAGGGCGTGGCCCTGCGATTTGAAGCGGGAGACGAGATCGCCGAGGGACCGAGCCGTAGCCGCTCGAGGACGAGGAGGGGTTGGGGGTGCGCATCtcgaaaccctagccctaggaataggaataggagGGAGGCGACGAGACGAGTTTCGGGAGGGGAAAAGGGTGGGGTTCAACAACTTATTACTTCGTTGGGAAGGGAAGGTACGAGAAGAAGGGAgacgaaagaagaagaagcaatagACGGTAAAGAAAGGTTcgaaaattctaattaatttataggcACCAAAGCGTGTACCGAGAAATAGACCAACGTTGCATCCTCTATGCTAATCACTATTGCTCCAATTAATCAGCGATTACTGTATGATGCTGATGAGCTTTGTTCGTGGATAGAATTAGAAGTGGGCACAAAAAGAAACACACAACGATGGCATCTTTTCCTGTTTGCTTGCCATCGAAGGTGTCTTCCGTTGACTtgtaatatatatctatatatatatatatatatatttatttatttatttattatacatatagtatattatttttatataaaaatattattttatttataaatatataattatttattaatattcttaggtaccgtttggttcggatataagcaagaactagctattaaagggataggtacaagtatgggaaaaaaaaatagtgtttggacgATAAGAagaattttagatagttttatatagaaaatgaaggtgttggtggaaATAACCGAGAATTattattctcggataaaaaattagcgtttgggtataaaggggataagagtctattcctatccctaaagatataactagtatatattatattatatgtttattgtataatataatttttaaatatatttaatttgtaaatataaattataatataatatatatagtataataattattatatctaaataatataggaaaaacttcaaatacctctaTTGtcgtttcactctttctcactttagtatcctgtggtttaaagtgtatcaaattaatatcatatgattttgcactttttcacttagtatcctgtggtttaaagtgtatcaagttagtaccttgtgtttcgcactttctcactttagtaccctgtggtttaatatttcattaagagaaaaataaaaccacagaatactaacttggtacaaaaataaaatcatagttTACTAACTCGATACAATTTAAACtccagggtactaaagtgagaaaatgcgaaaccacatgatactaacttgatacactttaaatcagaaggtattaaaataaaaaagtgcgaaatcatagaaggatttttaaaattttccaaataatatatatcataaaaaaatattaaataattttttaaaattttttttttcaaccaaatgaccgtcattaaaaaaaattcctaaaattaaatattaaagagcttaaattttattttcttccgcaaattttttttgagcaaaattttttttcacaattttagaTGGAACCAAGCAACCCCTGAAGGGAGTCAAAATTCCCAAATCCACAGATTATAAGACCAAAAAcgtttatttttctcttttttctttctgacaAAACATCACTGTGTGTAACTATCACACCCCGTGAATTTTTCTGCTAACTAGGTCCATTTTAATAGGCAATGATGATTGCCAAACATCATGTACAAAACTAGAATCAACCTAAGAAGAGAACCACATATCAGAAGATACACAATGAGCCAGTTGCAGGGCAATAATAATTGGACGAGGAAAGCAATCAAAGACAATACAATGTAATAACTCGTAATAACTTACAAGTCACATTGCATAAGACTTTTAACATCTAATCATCAAAATTGTTCACCACAGGTAATTGATATccaaaacaaaaatttacaataaaattcGATTTCCAGCAGTTAGACCGGTCGAAATCAAGTTAAGATTGACCAATTACCAAACTTTTTAAGCCATTAGTCTTTCCAATCATTCTTTAAATTCATATAGGCCCGAGAAAATCGCCTGCCAAAGTCGCAAGCAACTGAAACTGCCTATCTGCTTCCAACCACTTCAAACCTAGAACCTTGAAGCGCACCACTGTGTCCTTTTCCAGCTTCGAGTGCTTCTCACTTAGAAACATCGGATTTTCTCCGGCAACATATTTGTAATCTCTCATCATCTTCTCCGATAGAAATATACTATCTATTGGTCCAGATTTCAGAAATATCCCATGCTTAAGGATCTTGTCGACTGAGCCGACTAAGATCTCGCCCTTAGTAGGTTTCTGCGTAAGACAATTGAATGAGACAGGGAAAAGAACATCTCCGGTGAGTTCTCTGACTTTTCCTTCATCTATGGAGTTGAGGGCAGTTACTGCAATGTAGTAACCGTGCTCCTTGGATGCTTTTCTGTTTGCTATGTCCTCTAACAGCCGCACTATTATAGCTTTCTGAAGCAAGAGGCCCTTTGGGCTGAGTTGGTCTGGTGAGATCAACACGTTCCACGGCATTTCCACCTCAAGGAACACCATTTTTATATTCTGCTAACAATCCAAACAGAAGAAGGTATCAGCTTTCAGCCCCATAAAATTTCCTCGAGAGATGATTTTCTGGGGGGAAAAATCATAAAGAGAATGCCTTGGAGGTGATTGTTTAACAACTAGTTCCCGTTTGTCCAGGAAGAACATGCATTTTGCATACTAATTATGACAAAACTTTGCCTAGAGATCGCCCCTGGGACCATTTCCACTGTCTTCGCTGGACGATAGTAAATCCCAAAATATTAAATCTACTCTGTTCTCCTCTATCTAGCAACTATTTTCGTTTTTTACGGTTGCCTAGTCCCAACAAACCATAAAGGTAAAAGCAAGTAAATATAAGTCGCGGAGTGAATTACTCTCCTCCATACGCTGCCCATATTTATAAGATGTTTTAGATACAGTAGCTCGTATAGTTCGGACATAATGCAATCTAACATCAATGTTTCTCATATAAACATCTTGAAATTACAGGAAGGTATTTCAGTATTAAATTAGTTCATGAAGACTAAACCAAGCTCAGAACAATTTAGAACAATAACATATTTGCACGTGTTATACATTTAGATGGCATTGAACAATTTACGATAGTGTGATATATTAGATTCGTAATATCATAAGCATCTCAAGGGTTGCAGCCTTTCCTCCAGTTAAAAACCGGACAGTTGGCATGGAAGAATAAGACGGACGGGCGGCCCGCGGATACAAATGGCGTGATAATATTTCCACTAAGAGGACTAAAGCGAAGCACTTTGAAATGTTAGGGGTGTCATGTTTCCAACTTGAAATCTCGAGGACCGACGTGAGACTTGGCTAGAAGTTTGCAGCCTAGTTTTGCTATTTAACCCCTGAGAAAGGACATGATTTCGCGCACTTCTTACGTTGCAACATCTACATGTTTACACATCCGAATAGAGCTTGCCAAACCTCTCAAATACAAGCTAAATCATACAAAAAGAAATAGCTCATAACATCATCAGAGAACAACACAAATCGGACCTTTGAGAAGTTGCACACCCCCcttatttctaggttttactCAGATTTATGAAATCTATGAAGCTGATTCGGGAATCTCGAAAGGTTATCTTTTGCATGGCTCTTGAGCTATATTATGCCCTGGAAGAGAGGAACCCGAGCTACATACCCCCCTTAATCGAGCAACGAGTAACTATACAGCGAAGCTGTAAACGAAGGTGTTACCTGGTGTCGATAATGgcgga
Above is a genomic segment from Ananas comosus cultivar F153 linkage group 15, ASM154086v1, whole genome shotgun sequence containing:
- the LOC109721369 gene encoding exocyst complex component SEC15A-like, which translates into the protein MHAQSKKRTTLENGDGGIDAGLAASIANGEDLGPIVRQAFKYGKPEVLLHNLKNIVKKKEIEVEELCKLHYEEFILAVDELRGVLVDADELKSTLSSENLRLQEVANSLLLKLDELLELYLIKKNVSEAIKTLKACLWVSNLCIMCNQNMSEGRFYPVLKTLDLIEKECLHSIPLKALRRMIEKQIPIIKLHIEKKVCSEFNDWLVHIRSTAKEIGQLAIGQASSARQRDEEMRARQREAEEQNRSGVGEFIYTLDVDHIEEDSILEFDLSPVYRAHHIHTCLGFGEKFCEYYYKNRLMQLNSDLQISSAQNFLESHQPFFAQVAGFFLIEDRVLRTASGLLSESQLETLWETAIAKMTSVLEDQFSRMDTASHFILIKHFLTLLSETLKRYGYRITPLLEILDNNRDKYHEHLLNECRKQIIDALSNDSFEQMVLKKEYEYNMNVLAFHLQPSDIMPAFPYIAPFSSSVPDVCRIVRSFIGDSVSYLSYGGTMNFYDVVRKFLDKLLIEVLNDALLNTIHSCSLSVPQAMQITANIAVLERACDRFLFLAAQLCGIPRRLVDRPHSGLAAKAVLKASHNAAYNELSNLVNSKLDEYMVLMNNINWTVDEASEHANDYMNEVVIYLDELVSNAQQILPLEALYMVGVGALSHISDSIVTAFLSENLKRFNLNAVIGIDNDLKVLESFADERFYSAGLTELRKETSFKDCLVEARQLVNLLLSNQPENFTNPVIREENYGVLDHKKVAAICDKFKDSPDRLFGGLANRNTQQNARKKSMDMLKRRLRDFN
- the LOC109721462 gene encoding PRA1 family protein E-like gives rise to the protein MASKQEKMPSLCHRGCNVGLFLGTRFGAYKLIRIFEPFFTVYCFFFFRLPSSRTFPSQRSNKLLNPTLFPSRNSSRRLPPIPIPRARVSRCAPPTPPRPRAATARSLGDLVSRFKSQGHALISAQRPWAELFSGPAAFSPPKSAADVTRRLSRNLVYFRGNYAIAFLLVLFVSFLSHPAAMIGFVGLCAAWFFLYFSRDGPLVLFGRTLDDSVVFGALFAATVVALLFTDVVWSVVGSLLVGAAIVGLHAALRNTDDLFIDEDEVARGGLISAV
- the LOC109720944 gene encoding DNA-directed RNA polymerase V subunit 7-like → MVFLEVEMPWNVLISPDQLSPKGLLLQKAIIVRLLEDIANRKASKEHGYYIAVTALNSIDEGKVRELTGDVLFPVSFNCLTQKPTKGEILVGSVDKILKHGIFLKSGPIDSIFLSEKMMRDYKYVAGENPMFLSEKHSKLEKDTVVRFKVLGLKWLEADRQFQLLATLAGDFLGPI